The window GAGCTGTTCGAGCAGCTGATTCACCGCCCGACGGGGCTGCTCCTGCTTTGCGGACCGATGAACTCGGGCAAGACGACGACGCTCTATGCGGCACTCGCGGAGCTCAACGATCCGAGCTGTCACATTATGACACTGGAGGATCCCGTGGAGCGCAGGATCGCAGGCATCAGTCAGTTCCAGGTGAATCCGGAGGCGGGTCTGACCTTTGTCGCGGGGCTGCGTGCAGTGCTCAGGCAGGATGCGCAAAAGATCCTGCTTGGTGAGATCCGCGATCTGGAAACGGCAGAGATGGCGGTGCGGATCGCTCTTACGGGACACGCTCTTTTTTCGACGCTGCATACGGAGGATACAGTCTCCGCCATTTTTCGTATGCTGGAGATGGGGACGCCGCCCTATCTGCTCGCGGCAACGCTCTCGGGGGTGATTGCGCAGCGGCTCGTGCGGCGTGTCTGTCCGCACTGCCGTGAGGAGTACCGTGTCGCTGCGGATTCGCGTGAGCGGGCACAGCTCGGCGACCGCTATCATGACGGTCTGACACTCGTGCGTGGGCGCGGCTGCGAACATTGCCACGGGAGCGGATACCGCGGGCGTATGGCGATTCATGAGGTGCTGCCTGTTACCGAGCGTATCCGCACGGCAATTCTTGCGGCGCGGGATCGGGCGGCACTCTGCCGTGCGGCGGAGGAGGATGGGATGGAATCGCTGTGGCGGGATGGTGCGGCAAAGGCGTTGGCGGGGGAGACGACCATCGCGGAAGTGGGGCGGGCGCTCTATGGTTGACAGCGGGCTGTTTGCGGATGTCTTGCACCGTATGATCGCGGCGGAGGCATCGGATCTGCATATTGCGCCGCAGCAGCGGGTACAGATGCGGTGTGACGGTGTGCTCCGACCGGAGGAGTTCGTACCGTGTGCGGCATCTGTCGAGCAGATTTGGGAAAATATGGCAGGAGAGGCGCAGCGTGCTGCGCTCGGTGCGCAGGATGTGGATTTGGCGTGGAACTATGGAGGACGGCGTTTTCGCGTCAATGCCTACCGTATGCAGGAGGGCATCGGTCTTGCACTGCGCCTTCTGCCCGAGCGGATACCGACCCCCGAGGAGATCGGTATGCCGCGTGTGGTGCGTGCTCTCGCCGAGCGGCGGCATGGTCTGGGGCTCGTCTGTGGGGCGACGGGGGCGGGCAAGACGACGACGCTCGCCTCTCTGATCGAGGAGATCAATCGGACGCGCAGTGTGCATATCGTTACACTGGAAGATCCGATCGAGTACATCTTTCCCCCCGCGCGTGCTTTTTTCAGTCAACGCGAGGCGGGGCGCGACTTTGTGTCGTTTTCGGACGCGGTGCGGAGTGCGCTGCGTGAGGATCCGGACATCCTGCTCGTGGGGGAGATGCGCGACCGCGCGACGGTGGAGGCGGCGCTGATGGCGGCGGCGACGGGCGTACTTGTCCTCGGGACGCTGCATACGCGCAGCGCCGCCGAGACTCCGATGCGCGTGGAGAGTATGTTTTCACAGGATGTGCGCGATGCCGTGCGGGCGCAGTTCGCCGATGCCGTGACCGTCATCGCTGCCCAGTACCTTCTGCCGCGTGTCGGCGGCGGGCGTGCGGCGGTGTTCGAAACGCTTGCCGCGACGCCTACTGTGCGCAACATCCTGCGGCAGGGGAACTACAGCCAGCTTACCTCCGTGATGATGAGCGGGGCGGCGCAGGGGATGCAGACGGCGAAGATGGCAGAGAACGCTCTCCGGGCGAAGGGCATGATTGCATGAAGATGTTCTCCTATCGCGCGTGTGCGGCGGACGGACAGATCCGGTGCGGCGTGGTTGCGGCGGAGTCCGCTCCTGCCGCCGTGCGTGCGCTGGCGGCAGAGGGGAATACTGCGCTTGACATCCGTGAGCGGCGCACCGTACGTATGCCGTCTGTGCCGATTTTGCACGGGGGCATTACCCCTGAGGATCGGATTGCCTTTTTGCATGAACTTGCCGCCCTTCTCGGTGCGGGGATGCCTGTGCATGAGGCACTGGGACATATCCGTACGGGGGTGGCATCGGATTCTGTCTATGGGCGGCTTGTTTGTGCGCTTCACGCGGATGTCCTGCGTGGACTGTCGCTCTCGCAGGCGATGGAACTGCGTGATGCGAGAGCCTTCGCACCGAGCCTTGTCGGCATGGTGCGTGCGGGGGAGGAGAGTGGGCGGCTTGACACGATCCTCCATGAGGCGGCAGAGGTGGCGGCTGAGGCACATATCTTGCGTGAGTCGCTGCGCAGCGCACTTGCCTATCCCTTCTTTTTGCTTGCGGCAACGGCTGTTTCGGTGCTGCTCATGATTATTTTTGTGCTGCCCGTCTTTGCTGTGCTCCTGCGTGATCTCGGGGCGGAGCTGCCGCTGCCGACACGGATCCTGCTCGGGCTGTCGGATGCCGTCGCCGCACATCCGTATGCGCTTCCCGTTGCTGCTGCGGCAGTTTTGATGAGCGGCGTGCTTTGCCGTCGCGTGCCGCGCCTGTGCCTCTATGCGGATGCATTCCTCTTGCGCGTGCCCGTGCTCGGGACGTTCGTGCGTCTTGTCGCATGGCAGACAATCCTGCGTACGCTCACGATTCTGCTTCGCAGCGGCATTCGACTGGACAGCGCCGTCGGGCTTGCATCCTCCGTGACGGGCAACCGTGCGCTCTCTCTTCGGCTGGAACGGATGGAGCAGCGTCTCGTT of the Selenomonas dianae genome contains:
- a CDS encoding GspE/PulE family protein; protein product: MEREAARRLVTEAAREVRRGISHEGTGGSHVVTLVNAILEAALAAEATDIHLEPMGGRLRIRMRVDGLLRERPVQFPQELAPVVIARLKVMAGIDTAKRNRPQDGQIRYVSGGRTIHMRVAVVPVVDGERMVVRIMDASERFLSCAELGFTPRNQELFEQLIHRPTGLLLLCGPMNSGKTTTLYAALAELNDPSCHIMTLEDPVERRIAGISQFQVNPEAGLTFVAGLRAVLRQDAQKILLGEIRDLETAEMAVRIALTGHALFSTLHTEDTVSAIFRMLEMGTPPYLLAATLSGVIAQRLVRRVCPHCREEYRVAADSRERAQLGDRYHDGLTLVRGRGCEHCHGSGYRGRMAIHEVLPVTERIRTAILAARDRAALCRAAEEDGMESLWRDGAAKALAGETTIAEVGRALYG
- a CDS encoding type IV pilus twitching motility protein PilT → MVDSGLFADVLHRMIAAEASDLHIAPQQRVQMRCDGVLRPEEFVPCAASVEQIWENMAGEAQRAALGAQDVDLAWNYGGRRFRVNAYRMQEGIGLALRLLPERIPTPEEIGMPRVVRALAERRHGLGLVCGATGAGKTTTLASLIEEINRTRSVHIVTLEDPIEYIFPPARAFFSQREAGRDFVSFSDAVRSALREDPDILLVGEMRDRATVEAALMAAATGVLVLGTLHTRSAAETPMRVESMFSQDVRDAVRAQFADAVTVIAAQYLLPRVGGGRAAVFETLAATPTVRNILRQGNYSQLTSVMMSGAAQGMQTAKMAENALRAKGMIA
- a CDS encoding type II secretion system F family protein, translating into MKMFSYRACAADGQIRCGVVAAESAPAAVRALAAEGNTALDIRERRTVRMPSVPILHGGITPEDRIAFLHELAALLGAGMPVHEALGHIRTGVASDSVYGRLVCALHADVLRGLSLSQAMELRDARAFAPSLVGMVRAGEESGRLDTILHEAAEVAAEAHILRESLRSALAYPFFLLAATAVSVLLMIIFVLPVFAVLLRDLGAELPLPTRILLGLSDAVAAHPYALPVAAAAVLMSGVLCRRVPRLCLYADAFLLRVPVLGTFVRLVAWQTILRTLTILLRSGIRLDSAVGLASSVTGNRALSLRLERMEQRLVEGRTFSQVVARESSLPELLRGMLSAGEAAGDPERLLVHAADYCRRRADVYAARMEALAEPLMISLVGCIIFFVVLSVLLPIFDAMDAMM